The nucleotide window TCCTCGATACCACCGCGTCGGGTTATCACTACTGGATGAAGATCTCAAAAAAATCGGCTATCTTCAGAGCGCTCGCGGAAGAGGGTTTCATAGCTGAAAGCCTGAGGGAAAAATACTCCCGGGTTGTGCCCGGTGATGTAAAGCGTTCAAAACCCGTACCGGAAGAAGACGGCCGGGCCTACGACTGCGCGGGAAAACTGCTTGAATATCTTACACAAAAAATAAGACAGGAGATGCCGCGTGCGAAAGACGGGATAGACATGACAATTTCAGATTCACCTCCTGCCGGAGGCGTTCGCCACGACGGTTTTTCATCGGACATAACGCAGTACGCGCACCCGCTATTCATGAGGGTGTTCAGGGTTATAGCGTCTTTACATCAGAAGAACATACTCTACTATGGAGGAAGATTGCCCGCCGCGGACATAGTCAGGAGAAAACACATGTCTATATCAAAAGTGCTCGACTGTATGTGGGACGCGGGGAAAGCTGTCAGTCTTTTCCGCGATTTCTCACCCGCGCTTGATTATTCGGATAAAGGTTTTTTGAAACTTTTCAGCGAGTATAAAAAAAGCGTGACGGGAAAATTGCACAGGGAGTTTGAGAACGCCGCGCCGGAGAAATTAAACATTGCCGACGAGCCGGAAAAGATCAGGAAATATTTTGCCCCGAAAAAGGCCAACCCTTCTTTGCTGGAGCCCTCGGTTCTGCAGGGAATAATAGGCCATTATTCGGCGCTAGGCGCCGGAAAACTCAAGGGCGCTCTCAAGATCATAGGCGAGTATTATAACGATCCGTCGTACCGCTGGTATGACAAAGAGCGTTTTACGGGGATAGACTGGATAAAGTATGACGCCGTGCAGGCCGCGCATTTCTGGGGCAGGGTTTATTTCACGCAGTTTAAGCTGGACGGGAAGGTGAAAAATGGATAACAGATTTACGAAAAGGGCCCAGCGGGTGCTGGCCAACGCTGACAGGGCCGCGAAAGACATGAATCATTCCTATATAGGGAGTGAGCATGTGCTCGTTGGCCTTCTGATGCTCAGTGACGGAATAGCCGTGCAGATTCTCTCGGCGCTGGGCGTCAAAGCAGACGATATGATCAGGGATATAAAGAACCTTCTCGGCGAGGGAGACAATCTTATACGGCTGGGGCCGATTCCTTTTTCTCCGCGTGCCAAAAGGATAATAAACGGCGCATCCGTTGAGGCCAAGGCCCTGGGCCAGCCCTTCGTGGGCACCGAGCACATACTCCTGGCGGTGCTCGGCGAGGCCAGCGGCATCGCCGCGCAGGTTCTCAGATCTGCGGGTGTTTCCTACGATGCGGTGATGGATTACCTGAAAGAATCGCCCGATACCGGAGAAATTTTTTCTCCCTCTCCGGAAAAAAATACGGCTTTTTCGCCGCCGGTCAAAACGCCGCTCCTCAATAAATTCAGCAGGGATCTCACAAAGGCCGCGCGTGACGGCGAGCTGGATCCCGTAGTGGGAAGGGGAAAAGAGGTATCGAGGGTCATACAGATACTCTGCCGCCGCACCAAAAACAATCCGGTTCTCATAGGGGATCCGGGCGTCGGGAAAACGGCCGTCGTGGAGGGCATAGCCCAGCACATCGTCAGCGAGAGCGTGCCGGAGATAATTCACGGCAAGAGAGTGGTGTCTCTTGATATGGGCTCTGTTGTCGCCGGCACCAAATACAGGGGCGAGTTTGAGGACAGGATGAGAAAACTGCTGGATGAGATAAAAAAAGAAAAAGGGCAGATAATACTTTTTATAGACGAGCTCCATCTTGTCGTGGGCAGCGGCTCCGCGGAAGGCGCGCCGATGGATGCCGCAAATATGCTCAAGCCTCTTCTTGCCCGGGGTGAGCTGCAGTGCATCGGGGCCACCACGCTGAATGAATACAGAAAATACATAGAGAAAGACGCGGCTCTGGCCCGGCGCTTTCAGCCGGTGATGCTCGACGCGCCGACGGTGGAGGAGACGATTGAGATATTGAAAGGCCTCAGGGATAAATACGAGGCCTATCACGGCGTCAGTTACAGCGATGAGGCGCTTCAGGCGGCCGCGCAGCTTTCGGACAGATATATAACCGACAGGTTCCTTCCGGACAAGGCCATTGACCTTGTGGATGAGGCGGGCAGCGAGATCAGGATAAAAAAATCGGAGCGATCCCCTGAATTCATGGCATTGCAGAAAAAGCTCAAGGGAATACGCTCGGAAAAAGCCGAGGCCATATCGGGCCAGGAATTTGAGAAAGCCGCGCTGCTGAAAAAAGAGGAAACCCGCATTGCGGACGAGCTCCAGAAAATAAAAGAAGCAAACAAGGGAGATAAAACAGTCACAGAGGTGACCGCCGAGGACATGGCGCGGATTGTCGCGGGCGTGACGGGCATACCTGTTTTTAAGCTGACGGAAAAAGAATCCCAGAGGCTTTTAAATATGGAGAAGGAGCTTCACAAGGACATTGTTTCCCAGGATGAGGCCATTAGCGTTGTTTCCAGGGCTCTGCGCCGGGCGCGGACGGGTTTGCATGAATCCGGCCGTCCGATAGGTTCGTTTATTTTTCTCGGTCCCACGGGAGTGGGCAAGACGTATCTGGCGCAATGCCTGGCGAAGTTCCTCTTTGGCGACGAGGATTCCGTTGTAAGGGTGGATATGTCCGAGTATATGGAACGGCACAGCGTCTCGCGCCTCGTGGGGGCGCCTCCCGGTTATGTGGGTTATGACGAAGGGGGCCTTTTGACAGGCCTTGTGCGCCGCAAGCCGTATTCGGTCATTCTGCTGGATGAGATAGAGAAGGCGCATCCCGATGTGTTCAATATACTTCTTCAGATAATGGATTCGGGTTTTCTGACGGATTCGCTCGGACACAGGGTGAATTTTAAAAATACCGTTTTGATCATGACGAGTAATCTGGGAGTTAAAAGCGCCGGCGAAAACAGGAGCATGGGTTTCGCCGAAAAGAGCGAGTATGATTTCAAGGAAATGGAAAATGAGATAAAAGAAGAGCTGAAAAAATATTTCCGGCCGGAATTTCTCAATAGGATAGACGCCGCTGTCGTGTTCAGGCATCTCTCAAAAGAGGATGTCCTGAAAATCGTGGACATGCTGCTTGCGCGATTGAAAAAGCGTCTTGATGAGAAAAATATCAGCGTTGAATTCGATGAGAAAACGAAAGAGTTCCTTGCCGAAAAAGGTTTTGATAAATCCAGCGGCGCGCGTCTCTTGAAAAGAACGATACAGGATATTGTTGAGGACCCCCTCTCGGAGCGGATATTATCATCAGGGCTCTCCACCGGAGCGAAATTAAAAGCCGTGGTAAAAGACGGTAAAATAGACTTTGCACCCATATCGCCGGAAAAGACAAATACCGGGGGCTGACTTAATTACGCCCAGACGAGCGTTTTTGTGACCTTTTCTTCCGTCTCTACCGGATAGATGCGGTAAACCAGTTCTTCGGGTTTGAACCAGAGCTTGATCTCTCTTTCCGCTTCCTCGGGAGAGGATGACGCGTGTATTATATTTTCAAAAAGGCCCTTTGTGGTGATCCTGCCGTATGATCCGCGTATTGAGGTCGGGTCGGCTGATTCGGGGTTTGTGCCGCCGCAGATGTTGCGCACGAGGCCGATGGCGTTGTCCCCGTGATAAACCAGCGCGAGGACTTTTTTTCTGCCGTGGAGATTGCCCATAAGGTAATCAAGCAATTCGTCAAAAAAGGGTTTGTCTTTCATGTGGCAGTAATGTTCGCCCGCCAGTTCCCGGCTCACACAGACGGCTTTTGCCGCGGCGATCTCCAGTTTTGCCTCGGAGAGGCGCGTGAGAATATTCCCTGTGAGGGATTTCTTCAGCCCGTCCGGTTTAATAATCACCAATGTTTGTTCAGCCATAATTAACAGCAGAATAGTAAATTACCTCATAAAAATCAAGGCCCGGCGATTTCCCGCTTGTGTGATAAATATCAACTTGCATTAAAACCCGTTTCTTGTATATAATTTGGCTATGGGCATAAAGCAATCGCATAGAAAATATGACAGAATAAAAGATACCCTGCTTCTGGACGTGTATAAGCCGGGCGCTTTTCAGCCGGCCTGCCGGGCTTGTCTGACGGATATCAGCGCAGGAGGCGCCGGGCTGGAATCCACATACCGGTTTAACCTCGGAGACAGGATAAACCTTGTTTTTAAAATGGAAGATGATAAAGAATATGTGATAGACGCCGTCGTCAGGAGAGTGTCCCGTTCCACGGGGACTTTTTCTTACGGGGTTGAATTTATCGCAGAGGGTTTTTTCAAGCGCTGGGCTCTGAAAAAGTTCGTCAAAAAACTTCTTAACTCCTGAATGAAGCATTTAGCGGCGCCGTGGAGAGACAAATATTTTGACATGAAACAGGACGGGTGTATTTTCTGTAAGGCTGCCAAGGCGAAAAAAGACAGCGAAAATTTTGTTGTCATGAGGGGCGAGAAATGCTTTCTCATGCTGAATCTTTTCCCTTACACAAATGCTCATGTGATGGCCGCGCCGTATAGACATATAGGAGATGTGACGAAGCTCAGCGTTGATGAAACCTCGGAGATGGCCGCAATGGTCGTTAAAGCGGTTACCGCGATGAAAAAACTTTTTCGTTGCGAAGGTTTTAACATAGGCGTGAATCAGGGCGCCGCCGCCGGCGCGGGTTTCGCGTCTCACATACACACGCACGTAGTCGGGCGCTGGAAGGGAGATACCAATTTTATGACAACTCTTGCCGCCACGCGCGTGACGCCCTCGTCTCCGGAAAAAATATATAAGATGCTCAAAAGGGAGATGTCGTAGATCATGGAAGTCGTTTTTCTCTCATCCGAGGTGGTGCCTTTCGCCAAAACCGGCGGCCTCGCCGATGTGGGAAGGGCTCTTCCCGACGCGCTTGCGGCTGCGGGGCTCAAAGTAAATGTTTTTATGCCGCTGTACGGGGTTGTCGAGTCTAAAAAGGCGGGGATTAAAAAAATAAAGAAACTTTCTTTGCGATTCGGCGGCAGAACGTACGAGTATGAGGTCTGCGGAAAAGAAGAAAAAGGGGTGAATTTTTATTTTATAAAACAGAAAGTTTTTTTTGACCGCGAGGGGATCTATGGTTCTTTAACCGGCGATTATCCGGACAATGCCCCGCGTTTCATTTTTTTTCAGAAAGCTGTCCTCCATTCTCTGAAAAGTTTAAAGATAAAAGCGGATGTAATACATCTGAACGACTGGCAAACAGCTCTTTTGCCGAAATTTCTTTTAAACGGGCAATCGCCCGTGCCGACTGTGCTCACGGTGCACAATCTCGCGTATCAGGGCGAATACGAAGCGAAATCAGCTAAGTACTCGGGGCTTAAAAAGAGCGAACTGCTTTACGGCAGCAGGTTCAACAGCCTCGCCTACGGTATCAGCAGCGCAACCGCGGTTACAACGGTGAGCCCCACATACGCTAAAGAAATGAAGACGAAAAAGTTCGGCTGCGGCCTGGAATAT belongs to Candidatus Omnitrophota bacterium and includes:
- a CDS encoding ATP-dependent Clp protease ATP-binding subunit; translation: MDNRFTKRAQRVLANADRAAKDMNHSYIGSEHVLVGLLMLSDGIAVQILSALGVKADDMIRDIKNLLGEGDNLIRLGPIPFSPRAKRIINGASVEAKALGQPFVGTEHILLAVLGEASGIAAQVLRSAGVSYDAVMDYLKESPDTGEIFSPSPEKNTAFSPPVKTPLLNKFSRDLTKAARDGELDPVVGRGKEVSRVIQILCRRTKNNPVLIGDPGVGKTAVVEGIAQHIVSESVPEIIHGKRVVSLDMGSVVAGTKYRGEFEDRMRKLLDEIKKEKGQIILFIDELHLVVGSGSAEGAPMDAANMLKPLLARGELQCIGATTLNEYRKYIEKDAALARRFQPVMLDAPTVEETIEILKGLRDKYEAYHGVSYSDEALQAAAQLSDRYITDRFLPDKAIDLVDEAGSEIRIKKSERSPEFMALQKKLKGIRSEKAEAISGQEFEKAALLKKEETRIADELQKIKEANKGDKTVTEVTAEDMARIVAGVTGIPVFKLTEKESQRLLNMEKELHKDIVSQDEAISVVSRALRRARTGLHESGRPIGSFIFLGPTGVGKTYLAQCLAKFLFGDEDSVVRVDMSEYMERHSVSRLVGAPPGYVGYDEGGLLTGLVRRKPYSVILLDEIEKAHPDVFNILLQIMDSGFLTDSLGHRVNFKNTVLIMTSNLGVKSAGENRSMGFAEKSEYDFKEMENEIKEELKKYFRPEFLNRIDAAVVFRHLSKEDVLKIVDMLLARLKKRLDEKNISVEFDEKTKEFLAEKGFDKSSGARLLKRTIQDIVEDPLSERILSSGLSTGAKLKAVVKDGKIDFAPISPEKTNTGG
- a CDS encoding nucleoside-diphosphate kinase, yielding MAEQTLVIIKPDGLKKSLTGNILTRLSEAKLEIAAAKAVCVSRELAGEHYCHMKDKPFFDELLDYLMGNLHGRKKVLALVYHGDNAIGLVRNICGGTNPESADPTSIRGSYGRITTKGLFENIIHASSSPEEAEREIKLWFKPEELVYRIYPVETEEKVTKTLVWA
- a CDS encoding PilZ domain-containing protein; translation: MGIKQSHRKYDRIKDTLLLDVYKPGAFQPACRACLTDISAGGAGLESTYRFNLGDRINLVFKMEDDKEYVIDAVVRRVSRSTGTFSYGVEFIAEGFFKRWALKKFVKKLLNS
- a CDS encoding HIT domain-containing protein, with the protein product MKHLAAPWRDKYFDMKQDGCIFCKAAKAKKDSENFVVMRGEKCFLMLNLFPYTNAHVMAAPYRHIGDVTKLSVDETSEMAAMVVKAVTAMKKLFRCEGFNIGVNQGAAAGAGFASHIHTHVVGRWKGDTNFMTTLAATRVTPSSPEKIYKMLKREMS